Proteins from a genomic interval of Pantanalinema sp.:
- a CDS encoding peptidoglycan-binding domain-containing protein has product MNIGGVPQNRLPQNRTVKAGGGVDAPQQTTTVAPQLPQTQPSADVQVMSNALSTIFSGIVNFFKSAFNWIANLFKGGSGTSTAGTVPVSPQPPVTQPPVAQPPVTTQPATPAQQPNASWQAIATQYKLQPTEANVHAFLAEVQTYQTDGALGPGSTDAGAIKDLQSVLAKWGYQVAATGQYDAATAQAMIAFKQANGLKQTYLAADGNPAVNEYADKGTLEFIMKKLEAEMAQQPQAPVVQQPAQPATPAWQTIAAQYKIEASEANVNAFLAEVKAYQTQGTLGPGSTDTGAIRDLQDALTRLGFQVPITSQFDAATTQAVMAFKQVNGLHQTYKNQNGNWAINEYAEPQTLQAIMAKLQAQMAQQQAPVVQQPAQPQAPVVQQPAQPAASQTNFAAIAAQYKIEASEANVNAFLAEVKSYQTDGALGPGSDQKQAISDLQTVLQKWGFAVTPNGSFDDATAKAVMEYKKKNGVHQTYKSTDGSWAVNEYADKATLAHIMQKLEAEIKKAS; this is encoded by the coding sequence ATGAACATTGGTGGAGTGCCTCAGAATCGGCTTCCCCAGAACCGCACCGTGAAGGCGGGCGGTGGCGTCGATGCCCCTCAGCAGACCACGACCGTCGCTCCCCAGCTGCCTCAGACGCAGCCCAGCGCCGACGTCCAGGTGATGAGCAACGCCCTTTCGACGATCTTCAGCGGCATCGTCAACTTCTTCAAGAGCGCCTTCAACTGGATCGCGAACCTCTTCAAGGGCGGCTCGGGCACCTCCACCGCGGGTACCGTCCCCGTGAGCCCCCAGCCCCCCGTGACGCAGCCTCCGGTCGCGCAGCCCCCCGTGACGACCCAGCCCGCCACCCCGGCGCAGCAGCCCAACGCCAGCTGGCAGGCGATCGCGACCCAGTACAAGCTTCAGCCCACCGAGGCCAACGTCCACGCCTTCCTCGCCGAGGTCCAGACCTACCAGACCGACGGCGCCCTCGGCCCCGGCAGCACCGACGCCGGCGCCATCAAGGACCTCCAGAGCGTGCTCGCCAAGTGGGGCTACCAGGTTGCGGCCACCGGCCAGTACGACGCCGCCACCGCCCAGGCGATGATCGCCTTCAAGCAGGCCAACGGCCTCAAGCAGACCTACCTCGCCGCCGACGGCAACCCCGCGGTCAACGAGTACGCCGACAAGGGCACCCTCGAGTTCATCATGAAGAAGCTCGAGGCCGAGATGGCCCAGCAGCCCCAGGCGCCCGTCGTCCAGCAGCCCGCCCAGCCGGCCACCCCCGCCTGGCAGACGATCGCCGCCCAGTACAAGATCGAGGCCAGCGAGGCCAACGTCAACGCGTTCCTCGCCGAGGTCAAGGCTTACCAGACCCAGGGCACCCTCGGCCCCGGCAGCACCGACACCGGCGCCATCCGCGACCTTCAGGACGCCCTGACCCGCCTCGGCTTCCAGGTGCCCATCACCAGCCAGTTCGACGCCGCGACCACCCAGGCGGTCATGGCCTTCAAGCAGGTCAACGGCCTGCACCAGACCTACAAGAACCAGAACGGCAACTGGGCCATCAACGAGTACGCCGAGCCCCAGACCCTCCAGGCCATCATGGCCAAGCTCCAGGCCCAGATGGCCCAGCAGCAGGCCCCTGTCGTCCAGCAGCCCGCCCAGCCCCAGGCCCCCGTCGTCCAGCAGCCCGCCCAGCCGGCCGCTTCCCAGACCAACTTCGCCGCGATCGCCGCCCAGTACAAGATCGAGGCGAGCGAGGCCAACGTCAACGCGTTCCTCGCTGAGGTCAAGTCCTATCAGACCGATGGCGCCCTCGGCCCCGGCAGCGACCAGAAGCAGGCCATCAGCGACCTCCAGACCGTCCTCCAGAAGTGGGGCTTCGCGGTTACCCCCAACGGCAGCTTCGACGACGCCACCGCCAAGGCCGTGATGGAGTACAAGAAGAAGAACGGCGTCCACCAGACCTACAAGAGCACCGACGGCAGCTGGGCCGTCAACGAGTACGCCGACAAGGCCACCCTCGCCCACATCATGCAGAAGCTCGAGGCCGAGATTAAGAAGGCCTCGTAA
- a CDS encoding peptidoglycan-binding domain-containing protein, with protein sequence MISGVSNQVRSYQSLRSQPQAAQAPQVKRTMAADSVAVRLPQAPVQAGGGSFDAASLLDGIKSMFKSISSFFVGLWNKITGKKPADGGQTGPIDENTRALAEQYKLQPTKANVDAFLAEVQSYASPGPDGFQTLGPGNPNTEAITQVQQLMKSWGYSVEPTGQYDAATQAAIRSFKQANGLHQTYKGADGNFAVNEYLDYQTYQKMEAIVKSGGTPSTQPPTTTQPPATNNGTVNWQAIASQYKLYASQDNVEAFLAEVKTYQVADANGFRALGPGYPNQDEIKEVQGALAQVGFPVQANGTWDAATSKAVMDFKAKYGLHQNYRSADGNWAINEYADQPMLQKLSSLLG encoded by the coding sequence ATGATCTCAGGCGTCTCGAACCAGGTCCGCAGCTACCAGTCGCTTCGCAGCCAGCCTCAGGCGGCTCAGGCGCCTCAGGTGAAGCGCACCATGGCTGCCGACTCGGTGGCGGTGCGGCTGCCTCAGGCGCCGGTGCAGGCGGGCGGTGGCTCGTTCGACGCGGCCAGCCTCCTCGACGGCATCAAGAGCATGTTCAAGTCGATCAGCAGCTTCTTCGTCGGCCTGTGGAACAAGATCACCGGCAAGAAACCCGCCGACGGCGGCCAGACGGGCCCCATCGACGAGAACACCCGCGCTCTTGCCGAGCAGTACAAGCTCCAGCCCACCAAGGCCAACGTCGACGCGTTCCTCGCCGAGGTCCAGAGCTACGCCTCGCCCGGCCCCGACGGCTTCCAGACCCTCGGCCCCGGCAATCCCAACACCGAGGCGATCACCCAGGTCCAGCAGCTCATGAAGTCGTGGGGCTACTCGGTCGAGCCCACCGGCCAGTACGACGCCGCCACCCAGGCCGCCATCCGCAGCTTCAAGCAGGCCAACGGCCTTCACCAGACCTACAAGGGCGCCGACGGCAACTTCGCCGTCAACGAGTACCTGGACTACCAGACCTACCAGAAGATGGAAGCCATCGTGAAGAGCGGCGGCACCCCTTCGACCCAGCCGCCCACCACCACCCAGCCCCCCGCGACCAACAACGGCACCGTCAACTGGCAGGCGATCGCCTCGCAGTACAAGCTCTACGCCTCGCAGGACAACGTCGAGGCCTTCCTCGCCGAGGTCAAGACCTACCAGGTCGCCGACGCCAACGGCTTCCGCGCCCTCGGCCCCGGCTACCCCAACCAGGACGAGATCAAGGAAGTCCAGGGCGCGCTCGCCCAGGTCGGCTTCCCCGTCCAGGCGAACGGCACCTGGGACGCCGCCACCTCGAAGGCGGTCATGGACTTCAAGGCGAAGTACGGCCTGCACCAGAACTACCGCTCGGCCGACGGCAACTGGGCCATCAACGAGTACGCCGACCAGCCCATGCTCCAGAAGCTCTCGTCCCTGCTCGGTTAA
- a CDS encoding BamA/TamA family outer membrane protein: MPIAPMFRGLRARLLAGLSAAVLSLAALAPAQAATLFDPQIPWQTLDTPHFRVNYDARHEAIAQRAAVFAEEAYAKVVPFLRSAPSDKTELTLLDHEDQVQGLALPYPNSQIYVYLSSPDQDMLTGRYESWLKQIILHEFTHACQFEATGGLTSVINKVLGRAIFPNFLQPWFLIEGLAVTTESRFTQGGRAKEGDYDMILRAAALEDKLLGIDQASVFNYGGWPVGPSYIYGSYFYQYLIERYGEDAPSRISHAYGEWPWFGINKAIERALPGKNAYVLWDELKVYLRDRAQRQLARIKEHPLTESRRLTATGRYHHHPAWTPDGKLVYAEFTDQRPAGLMIDALDGKPSERYVKLYPQGSYSLSKGRYVYLSASHEVGRFNTYADVYRYDTKEQRFDLLTDGKRALDPAVSPDGKHFIATLNEAGTNDLALFDSGGALKERLTGNKDGTQYSGTTWSPDGEQVVVSAWQGGARDLYGFRPGETKPRPLWRDSAIDVHPKFSPDGEWLYFSSDRSGGVFNLFAYRLKDRKLFQVTNVVGGATEPAPSPDGKRLAFASYSAVGWDIHLMDVAPGTWREVPLDAATTYEPTSGTAIAAPPVPEGEALPVLTNPFLSRAYDPWHSFSPKTWYPVSYIDENGYMAGVNTVSNDVLMQHYAFVNAGWSFGGNRPYYALSYVNDQLPPTLSLSLVDIPANYAPGRKLDLWQRQMGGSVSATFPGMPSKLLDTYWIDGQSLTLGYSWLTVQNLGVRDRATTAPLRPMPAQLESAKGFPQAGQINTLGLTYQFADNYKPSFAISPEWGSVFGLAYEKAGPWLGGTAEFDRFSGDYRRYFGMPWRHHVLALRAAGGLNVGKRDGDYYLGGTSSTNLLTTIDRRHVGGVQSAPLRGYAAGALTGNRMAMGSLEYRFPIAEIQRGVGTVPFYVTRLAGAAFADAGWAGTDRLGDDMHLGLGAETRIGLSIVSVATELRLGLARGTHPTDGTTQAYAELGISF, translated from the coding sequence ATGCCGATCGCACCCATGTTTCGAGGCCTCAGGGCCCGCCTGCTTGCTGGCCTCTCGGCCGCCGTCCTGAGCCTCGCGGCCCTCGCCCCGGCCCAGGCCGCGACCCTCTTCGATCCGCAGATCCCCTGGCAGACCCTCGACACGCCGCACTTCAGGGTCAACTACGACGCCCGGCACGAGGCGATCGCACAGCGCGCGGCCGTCTTCGCCGAGGAGGCCTACGCCAAGGTCGTGCCCTTCCTCAGGAGCGCCCCGAGCGACAAGACCGAGTTGACCCTGCTCGATCACGAGGATCAGGTGCAGGGCCTCGCCCTGCCCTATCCCAACAGCCAGATCTACGTCTACCTTAGCTCGCCGGACCAGGACATGCTGACCGGCCGCTACGAGAGCTGGCTCAAGCAGATCATCCTCCACGAGTTCACCCATGCCTGCCAGTTCGAGGCCACGGGCGGCCTGACCTCCGTGATCAACAAGGTCCTGGGCCGCGCGATCTTCCCCAACTTCCTCCAGCCCTGGTTCCTCATCGAGGGGCTCGCCGTCACCACCGAGTCCCGCTTCACCCAGGGCGGCCGGGCCAAGGAGGGCGACTACGACATGATCCTCCGGGCCGCCGCCCTAGAGGACAAGCTCCTCGGCATCGACCAGGCGAGCGTCTTCAACTACGGCGGCTGGCCCGTCGGCCCCAGCTACATCTACGGCTCCTACTTCTACCAGTACCTGATCGAGCGCTACGGCGAGGACGCCCCGAGCAGGATCTCCCATGCCTACGGCGAGTGGCCCTGGTTCGGGATCAACAAGGCCATCGAGCGCGCGCTGCCGGGCAAGAACGCCTACGTCCTCTGGGACGAGCTGAAGGTCTACCTGCGCGATCGCGCCCAGCGCCAGCTCGCGCGCATCAAGGAGCACCCCCTGACCGAGAGCCGGCGCCTCACCGCGACGGGCCGCTACCACCACCACCCGGCATGGACCCCTGACGGCAAGCTCGTCTACGCCGAGTTCACCGACCAGCGCCCCGCGGGCCTGATGATCGACGCCCTCGACGGCAAGCCCTCCGAGCGCTACGTCAAGCTCTACCCGCAGGGGAGCTACTCGCTCTCGAAGGGGCGCTACGTCTACCTCTCGGCGAGCCACGAGGTGGGGCGCTTCAACACCTACGCCGACGTCTACCGCTACGACACCAAGGAGCAGCGCTTCGATCTGCTCACCGACGGCAAGCGCGCCCTGGACCCGGCCGTCTCGCCCGACGGCAAGCACTTCATCGCCACCCTCAACGAGGCGGGCACCAACGACCTGGCCCTCTTCGACAGCGGGGGCGCCCTCAAGGAGCGCCTGACCGGTAACAAGGACGGCACCCAGTACTCGGGCACCACCTGGTCGCCGGACGGCGAGCAGGTCGTGGTGTCGGCCTGGCAAGGAGGCGCCCGGGACCTCTACGGGTTCCGGCCGGGCGAGACCAAGCCCCGGCCCCTCTGGCGCGACAGCGCCATCGACGTCCACCCCAAGTTCTCGCCGGACGGGGAGTGGCTCTACTTCTCGTCGGATCGCAGCGGCGGGGTCTTCAACCTCTTCGCCTACCGGCTCAAGGACCGCAAGCTCTTCCAGGTCACCAACGTGGTGGGCGGCGCCACCGAGCCCGCCCCCTCGCCCGACGGCAAGCGCCTCGCCTTTGCCAGCTACTCGGCCGTCGGCTGGGACATCCACCTGATGGACGTCGCGCCCGGGACCTGGCGCGAGGTCCCGCTCGACGCGGCCACCACCTACGAGCCCACCTCGGGCACGGCGATCGCGGCCCCTCCGGTGCCGGAGGGCGAAGCGCTCCCGGTGCTGACGAACCCCTTCTTGAGCCGCGCCTACGACCCGTGGCACTCCTTCTCGCCCAAGACCTGGTATCCCGTCAGCTACATCGACGAGAACGGCTACATGGCAGGCGTCAACACCGTCAGCAACGACGTGCTGATGCAGCACTACGCCTTCGTCAACGCCGGCTGGAGCTTCGGCGGGAATCGCCCGTACTACGCCCTGAGCTACGTCAACGACCAGCTGCCTCCGACGCTCTCGCTCTCCCTGGTGGACATCCCCGCCAACTACGCGCCCGGCCGCAAGCTCGACCTGTGGCAGCGCCAGATGGGCGGCTCGGTATCGGCGACCTTCCCCGGCATGCCCAGCAAGCTGCTCGACACCTACTGGATCGACGGCCAGTCGCTCACCCTGGGCTACAGCTGGCTCACCGTGCAGAACCTGGGGGTGCGCGATCGCGCCACCACGGCCCCCCTGCGCCCGATGCCCGCCCAGCTCGAGAGCGCCAAGGGCTTCCCCCAGGCCGGGCAGATCAACACCCTGGGGCTCACCTACCAGTTCGCCGACAACTACAAGCCCTCCTTCGCCATCAGCCCCGAGTGGGGCTCGGTCTTCGGGCTCGCCTACGAGAAGGCGGGGCCCTGGCTCGGGGGCACAGCCGAGTTCGATCGCTTCAGCGGGGACTACCGGCGCTACTTCGGCATGCCGTGGCGTCACCACGTGCTCGCCCTGCGCGCGGCGGGAGGCCTGAACGTGGGCAAGCGGGACGGCGACTACTACCTGGGCGGGACGAGCTCGACGAACCTGCTCACGACCATCGACCGGCGCCACGTCGGCGGGGTGCAGTCCGCGCCGCTGCGCGGTTACGCGGCCGGCGCGCTCACGGGCAACCGCATGGCCATGGGCAGCCTGGAGTATCGCTTCCCGATCGCCGAGATCCAGCGCGGGGTGGGCACGGTGCCCTTCTACGTCACCCGCTTGGCGGGGGCGGCCTTCGCGGATGCCGGCTGGGCGGGCACCGATCGCCTGGGCGACGACATGCACCTGGGGCTCGGCGCCGAGACGCGGATCGGCCTGAGCATCGTGAGCGTCGCGACCGAGCTGCGCCTCGGCTTGGCGCGCGGCACCCACCCCACCGACGGCACGACCCAGGCCTACGCGGAGCTCGGCATCAGCTTCTAG
- a CDS encoding WYL domain-containing protein, whose protein sequence is MSDPTNLPLRLSLDEAVLLMVGLKLLDEMVEAIEINGQAQEALMTGLMTKLQRALPDDLIEMTDQIVEDIVTATLNDGESIDLDVMTADSSYALPMYAIDGILPVIEQGIKEERSLDVSYYSMSREEFSVRRIDPYGLKRVGDLHWLVAYCHLREDRRVFRVDRFKTATLSEARFKPPVDFHIGEYFDDIDP, encoded by the coding sequence ATGAGCGACCCCACCAACCTGCCCCTGCGGCTGTCTCTGGATGAAGCCGTACTGCTCATGGTGGGTCTCAAGCTGCTCGACGAGATGGTCGAAGCCATCGAGATCAACGGCCAGGCGCAGGAGGCCCTCATGACGGGCCTGATGACCAAGCTGCAGCGGGCGCTCCCCGACGACCTCATCGAGATGACCGACCAGATCGTCGAGGACATCGTCACGGCGACCCTGAACGACGGCGAGTCGATCGACCTCGACGTCATGACCGCCGACTCCAGCTACGCGCTGCCCATGTACGCCATCGACGGCATCCTGCCCGTCATCGAGCAGGGCATCAAGGAAGAGCGATCGCTCGACGTCTCCTACTACTCCATGAGCCGCGAGGAGTTCAGCGTCCGCCGCATCGACCCCTACGGCCTCAAGCGCGTCGGCGACCTGCACTGGCTGGTCGCATACTGCCACCTGCGCGAGGATCGGCGCGTCTTCCGCGTCGATCGCTTCAAGACCGCAACCCTCAGCGAGGCGCGCTTCAAGCCGCCCGTGGACTTCCACATCGGCGAGTACTTCGACGACATCGACCCCTGA
- a CDS encoding ABC transporter ATP-binding protein codes for MAEALLKVSGLQTHFTTEEGIVKAVDGVDFEVQKGQILGIVGESGCGKSITSLSIMRLVAGPQGKIVGGSILFKGQNLLGLTEAEMREIRGNRISLISQDPMTSLNPVLTVGEQIMEAIVLHQKVDRATARKRAVEALEAVGIPGAASRVDDYPHQFSGGMRQRVIIAMALSCEPELLIADEPTTALDVTIQAQILDLMRDIRTKRGAAVVLITHDLGVVAEMCDHVAVMYAGKVVEYADVNTLFKNPKHPYTQGLLNSTPRLGSKQDRLEPIEGQPPALSRLPQGCSFGPRCKHYVAKCREIPLLETVEAGHQVRCWLTKEAK; via the coding sequence GTGGCAGAAGCGTTGCTCAAGGTTTCCGGGTTGCAGACCCACTTCACCACCGAGGAAGGCATCGTCAAGGCCGTGGACGGCGTCGACTTCGAGGTCCAGAAGGGCCAGATCCTCGGCATCGTCGGCGAATCCGGTTGCGGCAAGAGCATCACTTCCCTGTCGATCATGCGGCTGGTGGCGGGCCCCCAGGGCAAGATCGTCGGCGGCTCGATCCTCTTCAAGGGCCAGAACCTGCTGGGCCTCACCGAGGCCGAGATGCGCGAGATCCGCGGCAACCGCATCTCCTTGATCTCGCAGGACCCCATGACCTCGCTCAACCCCGTGCTCACGGTCGGCGAGCAGATCATGGAGGCCATCGTCCTCCACCAGAAGGTCGATCGCGCGACCGCCCGCAAGCGGGCCGTCGAGGCCCTCGAGGCCGTGGGCATCCCGGGCGCCGCCAGCCGGGTGGACGACTACCCGCACCAGTTCTCGGGCGGCATGCGCCAGCGCGTCATCATCGCCATGGCCCTGTCGTGCGAGCCCGAGCTGCTCATCGCCGACGAGCCCACCACCGCCCTCGACGTGACCATCCAGGCCCAGATCCTCGATCTCATGCGCGACATCCGCACCAAGCGGGGCGCCGCGGTCGTGCTGATCACCCACGACCTGGGGGTCGTCGCCGAGATGTGCGACCACGTGGCCGTCATGTACGCCGGCAAGGTCGTCGAGTACGCCGACGTCAACACCCTCTTCAAGAACCCCAAGCACCCCTACACCCAGGGCCTGCTCAACTCCACCCCGCGCCTCGGCTCCAAGCAGGACCGCCTCGAGCCGATCGAGGGCCAGCCGCCCGCCCTCTCCCGCCTGCCCCAGGGCTGCTCGTTCGGCCCTCGCTGCAAGCACTACGTGGCCAAGTGCCGCGAGATCCCCCTGCTCGAGACCGTCGAGGCGGGCCACCAGGTTCGCTGCTGGCTGACCAAGGAGGCCAAGTAA
- a CDS encoding dipeptide ABC transporter ATP-binding protein: protein MSETLLTVKNLTKHFPINKGILFSRQVGAVKAVDGLSFSIKKGETLGLVGESGCGKSTTGRLLLRLIEPTGGSVQFEGREVTSLKPSELRALRREMQFVFQNPYASLDPRMTIGESIAEPLRVHGLMKGAELNKRVKELLDRVGLNPMYSERYPHEFSGGQRQRIGIARALAINPKFIILDEPVSALDVSVQAQVLNLLDDLQAEFGLTYLFIAHNLATVEHISDRVAVMYLGKMVELASAEDLYSNPKHPYTQALLSAVPMPDPTVRKERIILQGDIPSPVNPPSGCRFHTRCPYATDLCKTSDPAFNDVGGEHFVACHLVDQLPLAKASGPITTTVPKA, encoded by the coding sequence ATGAGCGAGACGCTGCTGACGGTCAAGAACCTCACCAAGCACTTCCCGATCAACAAGGGCATCCTCTTCAGCCGGCAGGTCGGTGCGGTCAAGGCCGTGGACGGCCTGAGCTTCAGCATCAAGAAGGGCGAGACCCTCGGCCTGGTCGGCGAGTCGGGCTGCGGCAAGTCCACCACCGGCCGCCTTCTGCTCCGGTTGATCGAGCCCACCGGTGGCTCGGTGCAGTTCGAGGGCCGCGAGGTCACGAGCCTCAAGCCTTCCGAGCTGCGCGCCCTGCGCCGGGAGATGCAGTTCGTCTTCCAGAACCCCTACGCCTCCTTGGACCCACGCATGACCATCGGCGAGTCGATCGCCGAGCCTCTGCGGGTCCACGGCCTGATGAAGGGCGCCGAGCTCAACAAGCGCGTCAAGGAGCTCCTGGACCGCGTGGGCCTCAACCCCATGTACTCCGAGCGCTACCCGCACGAGTTCTCGGGCGGCCAGCGCCAGCGCATCGGCATCGCCCGAGCACTCGCCATCAACCCCAAGTTCATCATCCTCGACGAGCCGGTCTCGGCCCTCGACGTGTCGGTGCAGGCCCAGGTGCTCAACCTTTTGGACGATCTGCAGGCCGAGTTCGGGCTGACCTACCTCTTCATCGCCCACAACCTCGCGACCGTCGAGCACATCAGCGATCGCGTCGCGGTCATGTACCTGGGCAAGATGGTGGAGCTCGCCAGCGCCGAGGACCTCTACAGCAACCCGAAGCACCCCTACACCCAGGCGCTGCTCTCGGCCGTGCCCATGCCGGACCCCACGGTCCGAAAAGAACGCATCATCCTGCAGGGCGACATCCCGAGCCCGGTCAACCCGCCCTCGGGCTGCCGCTTCCACACCCGCTGCCCCTACGCCACGGACCTCTGCAAGACCTCGGACCCCGCGTTCAACGACGTCGGAGGCGAGCACTTCGTGGCCTGCCACCTGGTCGACCAGCTGCCCCTGGCCAAGGCCAGCGGCCCCATCACCACCACGGTTCCCAAGGCATAA